Proteins encoded in a region of the Flavobacterium sp. MDT1-60 genome:
- a CDS encoding rhamnogalacturonan acetylesterase yields the protein MIKISTFLCVFCLVMPAPFFAMHVDNHLNNNHFQSKTHLSDSVKNTKSLLFHFGTSKASKGIAIDKPIVYDTNTGFGFDFNSSSKVKINSNSFSTEKPTYFSVQLPEGNYQIEVTMGGNEKASNVSIKAESRRLMLNQLSVPKGQKITKTFNINVRTPKIDDQLNVTLKDREKDILDWDDKLTLEFLGQVAIQDLKITAKDNLTVVYLAGDSTVTDQDVEPWASWGQFITNYFDESVVVANYAYSGSSLSSFKNGNRLKKILTQIKKGDYLFVEFGHNDEKIKGEGNGAWGSYSDLLTEFVQSAKDKGAIPVLVTPTQRRFFNENGSLKDTHGEFPDAMRAVAQKNNVALIDITKMTTELYEAWGDEPSRKAFVQYPVNTFPGQEKALDDNTHFNSFGANEIALCVLKGIRELDIPLKKQIKKETPNYNPKKPNYISSWTLPMSDQFEIAKPDGN from the coding sequence TTGATAAAAATCAGTACTTTTTTATGTGTCTTTTGTTTGGTTATGCCTGCTCCTTTTTTTGCAATGCATGTTGACAATCATTTAAATAACAATCACTTTCAATCAAAAACACATTTATCTGATAGCGTCAAAAATACAAAATCACTTTTGTTTCATTTTGGCACTTCAAAAGCTTCGAAAGGAATTGCAATCGATAAACCGATAGTTTACGATACTAATACAGGATTTGGTTTCGATTTTAATTCTTCTTCGAAAGTAAAAATCAATAGCAATTCTTTCTCTACAGAAAAACCAACCTACTTCTCCGTCCAACTTCCAGAAGGAAATTATCAGATTGAAGTTACCATGGGAGGCAACGAAAAAGCTTCAAACGTTTCTATAAAAGCCGAATCAAGAAGATTGATGTTAAATCAATTGTCTGTACCAAAGGGACAAAAAATAACCAAAACGTTCAATATAAATGTCAGAACACCCAAAATAGATGATCAATTAAATGTTACACTTAAAGACAGGGAAAAAGATATTTTGGATTGGGATGATAAACTGACACTTGAGTTTTTAGGCCAAGTTGCTATTCAGGATTTAAAAATTACGGCAAAAGATAATCTAACTGTGGTTTACTTAGCTGGAGATTCAACCGTTACCGATCAGGATGTGGAACCTTGGGCTTCCTGGGGACAATTTATTACCAACTATTTTGACGAGAGTGTTGTTGTCGCTAATTATGCTTATTCCGGTTCTTCGTTAAGTTCTTTTAAAAACGGAAATCGTTTAAAAAAGATCCTTACCCAAATTAAAAAAGGAGATTATCTGTTTGTGGAGTTTGGTCATAATGACGAGAAAATAAAAGGCGAAGGAAATGGCGCCTGGGGATCGTATTCAGATTTATTGACGGAGTTTGTACAATCAGCAAAAGATAAAGGCGCCATTCCGGTTTTAGTGACGCCAACGCAACGTCGTTTCTTTAATGAAAATGGTAGTTTGAAAGATACGCATGGAGAATTTCCGGATGCAATGCGTGCCGTTGCTCAGAAAAATAATGTTGCTCTTATTGATATTACTAAAATGACAACCGAATTATACGAAGCCTGGGGCGACGAACCTTCACGAAAAGCTTTTGTACAATATCCTGTCAATACTTTTCCGGGACAGGAAAAAGCATTGGATGACAATACCCATTTTAATAGTTTTGGCGCTAACGAAATTGCGCTTTGCGTTCTGAAAGGAATTCGCGAACTTGATATTCCGTTAAAGAAACAAATCAAAAAAGAAACACCAAATTACAATCCGAAGAAACCAAATTATATTTCGAGTTGGACACTCCCTATGAGCGACCAATTTGAAATAGCTAAACCAGATGGTAATTAA
- a CDS encoding DUF4450 domain-containing protein, translating to MKIKIQHIFFLIATFFLCSMVSFGQEKNVIRKIHYAPEGNSFVLKNGTRKFNRALYGSNTGFRVETGDLPEFAMYMPGMGGNFKLGIINGKESKWITEASKIDTRYVLGIMQYTIEDAILGNGKLFVDVVALKEKEGFIVKVYGKNISKNANLIWAFGGATGKKFSRDGDIGADPESVFYLQPNYCINNKYTIQKQSFLLEYGSESNRQKTGNNKSLVGFFSESEAHLANANQQKTPFELFASNAETLPIITGKISSITEKSNYWLLTTEELKIDVSQKGLAALYEKSVQQTQVLANRVKVVTPDPYINTLGAALSIASDGIWERPAYLHGAIAWRMYLNAWRGAYTADPLGWHDRAKSHFESYSKSQVTTPENGPVVFDEEKNLARQKEEIGISMFSSGYISRHPNKNTVAHHYDMNLVFIDQMLRHFKWTGDTAFMKEMWPTIQRHLNWEKRNFDADGDGVYDAYASIWASDALQYSGGGVIHSSAYNYYANKTVAETAKKIDANPEPFSKEADKILKATNEQLWIPNKGIFAEYKDAHGNRLLHDTPGIWSIYHTIDSELSNPFESYQMLGYVDNYIPHIPISAEGLDKKDLYVISTTNWQPYTWSINNVALAEQLHTALAFWQGGKTEEAYKMWESALIESMYLGASPGGFEQLLYQDAIRGELYRDFADPIGMASRTLVEGLYGIQPDALAGVLTIKPGFPSKWKEASLEIPDISFSFKRENKKDAYKIENRLASKMNLKLILNAPFDGIESIKVNGKTVSWKAIPESIGTPKISIEVPYNSVYDVIINWKGNVLEELKSETLYTSGESLNLTSSKAKIVSVNDPQLILSAISKTDNSLKAKINSDGHKVFFY from the coding sequence ATGAAAATCAAAATACAACATATTTTCTTTCTTATCGCAACATTTTTTCTCTGTTCAATGGTTTCATTTGGTCAGGAAAAAAATGTAATACGTAAAATACATTATGCACCAGAAGGAAATAGTTTTGTTTTAAAAAATGGAACACGAAAATTCAATCGTGCTTTATATGGTTCTAACACAGGTTTTAGGGTTGAAACCGGCGATTTGCCTGAGTTTGCCATGTATATGCCGGGAATGGGAGGGAATTTCAAACTAGGAATTATTAACGGGAAAGAAAGCAAATGGATTACCGAAGCCTCTAAAATTGACACGAGATATGTTTTGGGAATTATGCAGTATACAATTGAAGATGCTATTTTAGGAAACGGAAAATTATTTGTTGATGTTGTTGCTCTAAAAGAAAAAGAAGGTTTTATTGTAAAAGTTTATGGAAAAAACATTTCTAAAAATGCCAATTTAATATGGGCTTTTGGTGGCGCAACAGGCAAGAAATTTAGTCGTGATGGCGATATTGGTGCTGATCCGGAATCGGTGTTTTATTTACAGCCGAATTACTGCATCAATAATAAATATACAATCCAAAAACAATCTTTTTTATTGGAATACGGCTCTGAAAGCAACAGACAAAAAACAGGAAATAACAAAAGCCTTGTTGGATTTTTTTCGGAATCAGAAGCACATTTAGCCAATGCAAATCAGCAAAAAACACCTTTTGAACTGTTTGCTTCTAATGCTGAAACATTGCCCATTATTACAGGAAAAATAAGTTCAATTACTGAAAAAAGCAACTATTGGCTTTTAACGACTGAAGAGTTAAAAATTGATGTTTCGCAAAAAGGCCTGGCTGCATTATATGAGAAATCAGTACAGCAAACACAGGTTTTGGCTAATAGAGTTAAGGTTGTAACGCCGGATCCTTATATCAATACTTTAGGTGCCGCACTATCGATTGCTTCTGACGGAATTTGGGAAAGGCCCGCGTATCTTCATGGTGCGATTGCGTGGAGAATGTACTTAAATGCCTGGCGTGGTGCTTATACTGCGGATCCTTTAGGATGGCACGATCGAGCAAAATCACATTTTGAGAGTTATAGCAAATCGCAGGTTACAACGCCGGAAAATGGACCGGTGGTTTTTGATGAAGAAAAGAATTTAGCACGCCAGAAAGAAGAAATCGGAATCTCAATGTTCAGCAGTGGATACATTAGCCGACATCCGAATAAAAATACTGTGGCACATCATTATGACATGAATTTGGTTTTTATCGATCAGATGCTGCGTCATTTTAAATGGACGGGTGATACTGCCTTTATGAAAGAAATGTGGCCAACGATTCAAAGACATTTGAATTGGGAAAAACGAAATTTTGATGCAGATGGCGATGGAGTCTACGATGCTTACGCGTCTATTTGGGCCAGCGATGCCTTGCAATACAGCGGTGGCGGCGTTATTCATTCTTCGGCCTATAATTATTATGCCAACAAAACAGTTGCTGAAACGGCAAAAAAAATAGATGCAAATCCAGAACCATTTTCTAAAGAAGCAGATAAAATTTTAAAAGCCACAAACGAACAGCTTTGGATTCCGAATAAGGGAATTTTCGCCGAATATAAAGACGCACACGGAAACCGATTATTACATGACACGCCTGGTATTTGGAGCATTTACCATACAATAGATTCGGAGCTGTCGAATCCGTTTGAAAGTTATCAAATGTTGGGTTATGTCGATAATTACATTCCGCATATCCCGATTTCAGCAGAAGGTCTTGATAAAAAAGACCTTTATGTAATTAGCACAACCAATTGGCAGCCCTATACGTGGTCCATCAACAATGTGGCTTTGGCTGAACAATTGCATACGGCATTGGCTTTCTGGCAAGGTGGAAAAACGGAAGAAGCGTACAAAATGTGGGAAAGCGCTTTGATTGAAAGTATGTATTTGGGAGCTTCTCCGGGAGGTTTTGAACAGCTGTTATATCAGGATGCCATTCGTGGTGAATTGTATCGTGATTTTGCAGATCCGATTGGTATGGCGTCACGTACTTTAGTGGAAGGGCTTTACGGAATCCAGCCAGACGCGCTTGCAGGAGTTTTAACGATTAAGCCCGGTTTTCCTTCAAAATGGAAGGAAGCTTCTTTAGAAATTCCGGATATTTCTTTTTCTTTCAAAAGAGAAAATAAAAAAGATGCTTATAAAATTGAGAATCGTTTGGCGTCAAAAATGAACTTAAAATTGATTTTAAACGCGCCTTTTGACGGAATTGAAAGTATCAAAGTAAATGGAAAAACGGTAAGTTGGAAAGCGATTCCGGAAAGTATTGGAACTCCCAAAATAAGTATTGAAGTACCTTATAATTCTGTTTATGATGTGATCATTAATTGGAAAGGAAATGTTTTAGAAGAATTAAAATCGGAAACACTTTATACTTCTGGTGAATCATTGAATCTGACTTCTTCAAAAGCTAAAATTGTTTCTGTTAATGATCCGCAATTGATTTTAAGTGCGATTTCAAAAACAGATAATTCACTTAAAGCGAAAATCAATAGTGATGGACATAAAGTTTTTTTTTATTGA